AAACAGGCGGCGATCAGAAACAGGATGATCCCCGTTGCAGCAGCCACCGGGCGTCCCGCTCGTTTCGCCAGTTCATCACAGATCGTTCCGTCCAGCTGAATCCCCAGTCGGGCTGAGAGCGCGGTCATCGCAATCATCATGATGACCGCAATCACCAGCACCCAGTTCATCTGATAGGCGTAAGTGTGCCCGATCTTGGAAGCCGACAAAATACTGCCCGGCCCCAAGACCACCGAGGCGGTAATAATCGCCGGGCCCAGGCTGCCGAGAATGCGCTTGATCAGATTTGATGGAGGCTGTTCGCTCATGGGAGATACCGTATTTTCTAAATAACCGAAAGAAATTCATCAGGCCGTATCTTAACAAACCTGATCCTCAAGTTAAGGTCTTACCGGTTGCAATTATGCAAATCGATCGTAAATTACGACCTCGTCTAATGTTAGCTGCCCAGCTCGTTCATTGGCGGGTCGCAGAGCCTTCCCCACAACCACGAACATTGAGATCAGGTGGTCCTCGGGAAGATTGATCAGTTCAGCCACTTTATCAAAGTCGAAACCATCCATGGGACAGGTGTCGTAACCCATCTCCTTGGCGACCAGCATCATGGTCTGGGCAGCCATCCCGCAGGAGCGCATGGCTTCATCCCGCTCGGCTTCGATGTTGTCTTTGTAATAGTTCAGAATCATCGGCACCAGTGCCTTCTGTACCGGTTCGGGGGCGTTTTTCCAGTAGCGGTCCGGCTCTTTTTCCCAGGCCTTCATATCCGCACAAATCACGACCAGCAGCGACGCATCGGTCACCTGCGACTGGTTCCAGGAAGCGTCCCGCAGCTTCTGTCTCAGTTCTGGATCTTTCACCACGAGAAACCGCCAGTGCTGAATATTGAAGGCGGTCGGGGAAAGCATGGTATAGGAGAGGAGCTTTTCGATTTCCTCATCGGTCATGCGATGCTCGGGATCGTATGCTTTGACAGAACGTCTTTCTTCTATTGCCTTTAAGGTGTCCATTATCTTTCGCTTCTCTTGACGGGTTCGGGTAATTCACAATGCGCCAGGCACTTACTATCATAGGCAGTCTCAGCAAGGATGAACACTCTCTGCCAAAATCGGAGGCAGGAAATCAGCTGTTTTTTTAGTCTTTTCGAGCGTCTCCACCCGGATTCTTCTCTGATCAAACATTGTCGCCCGCTGAACAGACCCCTATAGTAGTTACTAAGGGCTACCGGACTTCAGGCACGGATGAGAAGGTCAACCCCCGTCCCCGGGGGCACCTGCACAATGGAATTAATCAACAGGATCGGACGATGTCCCAGTCAGATAAAAAACAGACCACCGCAGATAAAAACAGTGCCGATGCTCAACCGGAACAAAAGAAACGCTCCTTCGGACGCACCTTTCTGATTCTGCTGGTCATCGTCGGTATTCTCACCTGGTTTGCACCACAGATCATCTCGCGTACCGCGCTCAAAGATTCCATTCTGCCCCTCGTTCTCAAACGCTATCCCGCGGATATCAAAACGGGTGACGTCACACTTGGCTGGGGGCAGCCGGTCTCCTTTCAGAATATCGTGCTGGAAGACTTTGAAGGACGCCCCGTGGTCCGCATCAAACAGATCCAGACACAGAAAACGCTCTGGGAACTGGCGAAGGACCGCAAGCAGGTCGGCGATGTGAACGTGACCGGCGTGGATTCCTTTACTTACGTCAACAGTCAGGGAATCGCCAACCGGGACTTCATCACGGCACTCATCAACAAAGGGACCGAGGAACATCCGGAAGGCGAACCGGGTAAAGAGGAACCGCCGAAAACGGGTCTGCGTCAATCGCTGAAACTGAACCTGACCGATTTGAATCTGTTTGTTGTCAACACAGACCAGCAGGCGAAAGAAGAGGAAACTCCCTACCTGGCCGGCATGAACATTACGGTGACCCGTCCCGGCCCGCGAACCGAACCGGTACTCGTGGAAGGAAACTGGCAGGAGAAACTAGCCGAGAATGCGGGCAGCAGCAAACCTGCGGAAATCGCCTTTACCGCCAGTGTGGTCAATGCAGACCAGCCCGATGCTTCCCGCTCCGGTTCACTCAAATTCAAATCACGATTTTTCGACCTCAAACAGTTAACGCCCATGGTGCAGGCCTTCTCCCCGGGCGCTTATA
Above is a genomic segment from Gimesia sp. containing:
- a CDS encoding nitroreductase family protein; this encodes MDTLKAIEERRSVKAYDPEHRMTDEEIEKLLSYTMLSPTAFNIQHWRFLVVKDPELRQKLRDASWNQSQVTDASLLVVICADMKAWEKEPDRYWKNAPEPVQKALVPMILNYYKDNIEAERDEAMRSCGMAAQTMMLVAKEMGYDTCPMDGFDFDKVAELINLPEDHLISMFVVVGKALRPANERAGQLTLDEVVIYDRFA